The DNA sequence aaataaacagaagaaaaaaaagaaaatgaagaagcaAAGTTAGAACCATGTCCCTAACTGACCAAAAGTACTAAAGCATAAAGTAAAAGTAGCAATTATGATTCACTAACTTCATCTTTTTCAACAAGATACTAGCTTGAGTTTAGGACTCGATTTATGACAGTAAATATCGGAGATTGGTAATGAACGGAAAACTCAAACTGCAATCTAAGTAACAAGCAATCTAAGTATCAGGCTAGATAAGCTTGCATGGATGACATGACAAATCAAATATGGAATTGAAAATCAACACAGGAAGGACCAGCCCTAGGACATTTGAACTACCTTGAACTGGACGAAAAAAGCTTGGTTTCCTCCTCTGATGATGGAGGTTTAAGGCGATAATGGATTCTACATGAATACACTTTCTTTTGGAACTCAAGAATTGAGgaactctcaaatttttgGAGCCATCCTCGCTTTATGTTTCCTccttctatttatagggtAACTCTGCTTTAATCCCTAGGGCTGGTCCTTCCTGTGTTGACAATTGTGTCATCCCAAAGAGATACCTTGTTCCACCGCTGGTGCTTCCACTCCTAAGTGTTCCATTCTAGCCAGTTTGGCCCATTTTCCCTTCATCTTTGTCCACTCTTCCTTAGACATCCAGTTGCATGCATTTCTCCTCCTTTCCTACACACTTAACAAACTTTTTGTACAATGTACATTATGCGTGAACGCACATCAAACAGACCAGTAACCAATGTACGAAATAGGCTTATCACGTACCTTCGTGGATCTATTTATCATTAATAATCAGATAATATAAGATTTTCACATGTGTTGTTTTATTAAGGATTTAAGTGTTCTCTTGAATTATCGTTTGCTGTAGTATAATCAAAGGTTATCTTAACTGTCAACTTTAGTGGATTTTATTGGTGCATTTCATTCTAAAAATCTTTTTTAAATAGAGGTAAACTTTTCAATTATGAACATTTTTAGCCCAAATAGTTTTCTTTCCTAATGTGCAGTATATGggtgttagtatgccttgaatccgtGTAGTTTGCCGCTAGTCGAACGGAGGTCTCGCTAGACGTAGCCAACGCAatgttggtgaaccacgtaaattcaGTGTCTCTTTACGTTTCTATTTATCTCGATTACATAATTGCTCTATTCTGTCAAGACAAACTAGTATCTAGAGCCTAGTTTTCTAACTAGGGTATAGAATTCTGCATCTgttaggccatgtttggttgccaTAATTCTGTCGCGGAAAGTAATATGATaccttaaatttaaaattcctGTGTTTGTTTCGGCttttaatcaaactgggaaagtaatcagaatcctaacttttcttaggtattcttttACCCAGTTTTAGGgttcttacatatttaatgcaatatagtacttgtaattttattattattattattattattattattattattattattattattattattattattaattacaatgttttaaaaataatttaaaattatatttcagtataaataattatgattaaaattatcataattataactatattttataataattcgtaatagtaattaataattaaaatataattatataatataaatcgtataataaataataattattatattttataaataaataattaatcaataaagtaatagtgaaattttaaataataaaatttattcaatcataatatccataaatattataattataataataattattatatttattattataataaatgagtataatactccatgctactatatttataattatattattatatattatgatggataatatatatttaaactatcttaataataaatataataatatgaatattattatttgtaattaataatttattaaaaattttacattaCTATCCtatgtttataaataaaaaaataataagtattttatagtttagtgtgtaaattaaataaaactttaaaatcttgatatttgtCAAATACAAGAAAGCAAAGTTATGTGGAATCATATTCCCGGGATTCAATTTCCTAGGGATCATTTTTTatgccaactttactttcttgTCAACCAAATATGGCCTTagatttttttgtattaatcGATCAAGATGTCGTACGAGAATTTCGTTGAGTCTTTTATGACTGGAAGAGAAACTCTATCTGTGGAAGATGTTCGATCTGCTCTCCACATCATAGAAGATCGGTTACAGGAAACTAGTTCAGCCACAAAAAGTTAGGCATCATGATTATTTGCTACGGGTACGGGTCTGAAGAAATCTAGAAAGAAGAACTCGAAATCAAAAGGGGGTTCGTCGAAAGGATTCTAGCCCGACAACATTTGCAGATATTGTAAAGAACCAAGGCACTGGAAGTATGATTGtccgaagaagaaaaagaaagagggAAAGAAAGGGGATGCCAATGGTTCAACAACTATGGTACAAGCTGATGACTCAGATTCTGAAGTAAGGCTGGTGCTGGTCGTAGATGACCAGCCACACTGCAACGATGTGTGGATTTTTTAATCAGGACCATCGTACCATCTGTGTCCACACATGGAGTATTTCACCACTTACGAGCATAAATGGATGGAGGAAATATTACCATGGCCATCAGTGTTGTCTGCAAGGTTGTTGGCATTGGCTCTATAAGAATAAGGACGCATGATGGGGTGTTCTGCACCTCGAACGATGTTAGGCATGTTCTACAGATGACCAAGGATCTGATAACACTGAGTGCTTTTGACAGTAAACTATACTGGGACTCAGCTTCAAAGGTGAAGGTGGAGTAATGCATATTATGAAAGGTTTGAAGGTGGTTCTGACAACCTTGAAACGGGGTACCTTGTATATTCTAAAAGGTTCCATCGTGACAGGCTGTGCTGATACTGCATCATCCGAGATGCCGGCCGAGAATATGACAAAGCTATGGCATATGGGGCTGGGTCATATGGGAGAACGAAGGATGCAAATTCTGTCAAAGCGTGATTTTCTCTCTAGGCATAAAGTGAAGAATCTGGATTTCTACGAACAGTGTATTTTTGGGAAGCTTTATCGTAACAAGTTCCCAAAGAAGGGTGTTCATCGGACCAAGGGGACACTCAACTACATTCACATGGATTGTTGAGGTCCATCATGTGCTGAGTCTATTGGAGGTCACAAGTATTGTGTGTCGATGATTGATGACTACTCGAGAATGACTTGGGTGATCATGATGAAACATAAAGGTAAAGCTTTCAAGAAGTTCAAACAGTGGAAGACCTTGGTTAAAATCAGACAGGGAAGAAGATCAAGCAACTAAGAACTGATAATGGTTTGGAATTCTGTTCGTCTGAGTTCAATGAGTTCTGCAAGAACGAAGGTATCGTTCGCCACCACACTATTAGACATACACCGCAGCGAATGTTATGGCAAAACACATGAATCAGACACTGCTGGAAAGATCGAGATGTATTCTTTTCCAGACTGGTTTGAATAGGAAGTTTTGGGCAGAAGCAGTAAACACGACGTGTTACCTGATCAACCATGGTCCTCACACTAGCTGTTGTGACAAATAGGGCAATTAtgaatcgagaaacaaaagaacgtatatagacacagaatttacgtggttcaccaacgttgtgttggctacgtccacgggcaagTACGGAGATTAAATtgtattatgaatgcaattttCAGATACAAATTGGATCTGTCAGATCACAGAATTACGTGTTCTACTCCCatataaataggcacacaAAAGACAGACTAGGCCTAGGAAACCTAATCATATCCCAATTAGGAAACCTAatcctatacaaattcaaggcatactaacaatctccaccttgacttGAATTCTCCTTTGCAGACGCGTCATCATAACACCAGACGAACAAACTTCTCCATTCTTGCCTCAGATTTACCCTCCATGGGCAACTAACAGCTCATGACATTATGCAAGTCCAAACAATGTTGGAACTTGCTCTGCGGGACTGACTTGGTGGTGAACATATCAGCAGGATTATCAGCAGCACCTACTTTCTTCACCTCAATTCTCTTCTCATCTCTTAGAAAATGATACCTCACGTCAATATGCTTAGTCCTATCATGATGGACTTGATCCTTGGCTAAACAAATAGCGCTCTGACTGTCACTGAACACAACAACTTGCTCTTGATGTAAACCAAGATCACAACTAGCCCTTGCAACCATATTCCCTCTTTAGCAGCTTCTGTCAACGCCATATACTCTGATTCAGTAGTAAACAACGTAACTGCAGCCTGCAAAGTTGCTTTCCAACTAACAACAGAACCACTAAGAGTGAAAACATAACCGATCAAAGATCTTCTACTATCGACATCTCCAGCGTAGTCATAATCAGAACCAGTCACTAAATAGTGAGTATCACCTCCATAAATGAGACCAACATCAGACGTACCTCTCAAGTAACGAAAGATCCTCTTCACAGCCTGCCAGTGCTCCTTTCCAGGATTTCCCATGAACCTGCTAACAACGCTGACAGCATGCGCTATATCTGGCCTAGTACAGACCATGGCGTACATCAAACTCCCTACTGCATTAGAGTACGGGACTCGAGACATGTACTCCTCTTCAACTTCGGATTTCGGTGCAAGATCAGATGACAAATGAATGTTTGTGGCACTTGGAGTATCAATAGTCTTAGATGCAGACATGCCAAATCTTGACAAAATCTTCTCAACGTAACTCTTCTGTGACAGATAaagcttcttcttttctctatctctagaAATCTCCATGCCCAGAATTTTCTTCGCAACACCCAAATCCTCCATATCAAACTCAGCATTATTACTGTTTTCTTGATGGCTATTCTGGGTATAATCAAATTGCAATTGCTCCCGAAGACCAACATAAGTCTGCTTTTACATGTCCTTATGGTATTTATGCTTATAGGAAAATGTCTTTTGGTTTATGTAATGCTCCTGCTACTTTTCAGAGATGTATGATGACCatatttcatgatttgattgaaaaagtgatggaagtttttatggatgatttttcTGTGTTTGGTAAATCTTATGATCATTGTCTTGACAATCTAGCTAAGGTTTTGCAGAGATGCGTAGAAACTAACCTTGTTCTCAATTGggaaaaatgtcattttatggTGAAAGAAGGTATAGTTCTAGGGCATAAAGTGTCTTCTGCAGGGATAGAGGTCGACAGGGCAAAGATTGCAGCCATTGAGAAACTTCCACCTCCATCCAATGAAAAGGGAGTAAGAAGTTTTCTAGGACATGCAGGCTTCTACCGAAGATTCATCAAGGATTTTTCTAAGATCTCTAAACCTCTTTGTAAATTGCTTGAGAAGGatgtgaaatttgattttacttCCGATTGCTTGGAGGCTTTTGAGAATTTGAAGAAAGCTCTAGTAAGCGCTCATGTCCCCATTACACCGGATTGGAGTCAACCATTTCAGATCATGTGAGACGCAAGTGATATTGCAGTTGGCTTAGTTTTGGGGCAGAAGAGGGGCAAGATTTTTAGAGTCATCTATTATGCTAGTAGAACTTTAGATTCTGCCCAAGCTAATTATACGACTACTGAAAGGGAGATGCTTGCTATTGTTTAttcttttgataaatttaggGCCTATCTTGTTGGAACTAAGACTATTGTTTATACTGACCATGCAGCTATTAGGCATTTGCTTGCAAAGAAGGATGCAAAACCCAGACTTATATGATAGATCTTGTTACTCCAAGAGTTTGATGTGGAAATCAAGGACAGAAAGGGGTGCGAGAATGTGGTAGCGGACCACTTGTCAAGGTTGGAGCACCCGGTGGAAGGAGAAGATTTATCTCAAGAAATCATCGAGGACTTCCTAGATGAGCATCTGTTTTTCACTCAAGCCACTTTTCCATGGTACGCTGATATTGTAAATTATTTGGCGGCAAAGGTACATCCTTCAGATCTTACTCCTTaccagaaaaagaaattttatagAGATGTACGATCTTACTTTTCGGATGAGCCCTACTTGTTCAAAAGATGTGCAGATACTATACTTGTCCAAAtcgcaaagtctggaaatttGGAGTCAGACGGAGACCGGCGACCGACGCGGttgtgtgcggcgaccgccggcgcccggcgggcagatcaatgcagcggtccacCTCGGAAAAATGCACTTAGAAGAGAAGTCTcgccggcga is a window from the Salvia hispanica cultivar TCC Black 2014 chromosome 1, UniMelb_Shisp_WGS_1.0, whole genome shotgun sequence genome containing:
- the LOC125197451 gene encoding uncharacterized mitochondrial protein AtMg00300-like, coding for MAISVVCKVVGIGSIRIRTHDGVFCTSNDVRHVLQMTKDLITLSAFDSSIVTGCADTASSEMPAENMTKLWHMGLGHMGERRMQILSKRDFLSRHKVKNLDFYEQCIFGKLYRNKFPKKGVHRTKGTLNYIHMDC